One segment of Rosa chinensis cultivar Old Blush chromosome 6, RchiOBHm-V2, whole genome shotgun sequence DNA contains the following:
- the LOC112169741 gene encoding uncharacterized protein LOC112169741, with protein MWNDNGTISPTGNNLKEKRHRSMMCMPVCFSSSTHPFDVLDDEDYIRTPRSPVMPEIRDRCRNLINRIGGGRRRRASSADFSYDASSYALNFEDDTTRADDILFRSRLPSSASGSLTPPEKSTTSRHILDDVLEEDEDNRSWRRNQMRRSPPEDKEKSTKSRNMVSRIGLRGRNRHSSTSADFSYEPSSYALNFEDDSSKADELGPDNGFMARLPQSPLPSVQSSASPPLPPTKCSAVRPEIAAFC; from the coding sequence ATGTGGAACGACAACGGGACCATATCGCCGACGGGGAACAATCTGAAGGAGAAGCGTCACCGATCGATGATGTGCATGCCGGTGTGTTTCTCCAGCTCCACGCATCCTTTTGACGTCTTGGACGACGAGGACTACATCAGGACTCCGCGGTCGCCGGTGATGCCTGAGATCAGGGACCGGTGCCGGAATCTCATTAACAGAATCGGAGGAGGGAGGCGCAGGAGGGCTTCGTCGGCAGACTTCAGCTACGACGCTTCCAGCTACGCTCTCAATTTCGAGGACGACACCACACGAGCCGACGACATCCTCTTCCGGTCGCGGCTGCCGTCCTCCGCCTCCGGGAGCCTGACCCCCCCGGAGAAGTCGACCACGAGCCGGCACATTCTGGACGACGTTCTGGAGGAAGATGAGGACAACCGGAGCTGGAGGAGAAACCAAATGAGGCGGTCGCCGCCTGAGGACAAGGAGAAGAGTACGAAGAGCCGGAACATGGTGTCGAGAATCGGACTGCGGGGACGGAACCGCCACTCGTCCACGTCGGCCGACTTCAGCTACGAGCCGTCCAGCTACGCGCTCAATTTCGAAGACGATAGCAGCAAAGCCGACGAGCTTGGCCCTGACAATGGATTCATGGCGCGTTTGCCGCAGTCGCCTTTGCCATCGGTTCAGAGTTCGGCATCACCGCCGCTGCCGCCTACAAAGTGTTCGGCGGTGCGCCCAGAGATTGCTGCCTTTTGCTGA